The following is a genomic window from Opitutus sp. GAS368.
GGCATCGACTCCAATGTCGCGACTGCCATCCGCACCTCTGTCGTGCTCGTCCTGGCTTGGGGTGTCGTGACGCTGCAGGGCAATCTCGGCGCCGTGACGGCCATCGCGCGCGGTCCGTTTCTGTTTCTGGTCCTGTCGGCCGTCGCCACCGGCGCCTCGTGGCTCTTCTACTTCAAGGCCCTGCAACTGGGCCCCGCCTCCTTGGTCAGCGCCGTGGACAAATCCAGCCTGGCGCTGACCCTCGTGCTCGCCGCCTTGGTGCTCGGTGAGGCGCTCACCCTCCGCACCGCGATCGGCTGCGCGCTGATCATCG
Proteins encoded in this region:
- a CDS encoding EamA family transporter, producing the protein MWWTYALLSAVFAALTAILAKVGVKGIDSNVATAIRTSVVLVLAWGVVTLQGNLGAVTAIARGPFLFLVLSAVATGASWLFYFKALQLGPASLVSAVDKSSLALTLVLAALVLGEALTLRTAIGCALIIAGTAVIVWP